AGGAGAACATCGAGGCCCGTTATCAAATCGATCCGGATCTCTTCAAGCTGCAGCCCCATTTCCTGCTGCGCGTCCACGGCATGAGCATGCGCGACGCCGGCATTCTCGACGGCGATCTCGTCGCGGTGCATCGCACGCCGGAGATCAGAAACAGGCAGATCGTCGTCGCGCGCCTCGAGAACGAGGTCACGGTCAAGCGTTACCGGCACGAAGGTCATCGCGTCTGGCTGCTTCCGGAGAATCCCGAGTTCGAGCCGATCGAGGTGGATCTCCGCGAAGAGTCGCTCACGATCGAAGGCATCGTCGTCGGCGTCGTCAGGCATTCGATGGGGTGACGATGGCGGCAAGCCTCGAAGCGCTCACCGGCCCGCACGTCTGGCGCGGCGCAAGCGGCTGCTCGAGGCGGGCCGTGCTCGCCACCGGCTTCCCCGCGCTCGACGAAACGATCGGCGGCGGCTGGCCTTGGGGCGCGGTCATCGAAATCTTCGTCGCGCGTTACGGCATCGGCGAGCTTCGTTTACTGATGCCGGCGCTGGCCGCCACGAGCCGTTCCGAGGCGGCGAGCGCGGGGTGGATCGTCTGGATTGCGCCGCCTTTCGTGCCGTATGCGCCGGCGCTCGCCAGTCACGGCGTCGACGTGGCGCGCGTTCTGCTGGTGCGGCCGCCGCGTCCGGCTGCGCGCACGTCGAATGGTCTCGAGGGCGCGGCGCGTCCCGGGCCGGCGGCCGGGGAGGAGGCGCTCTGGGCAACCGAGCAGGCGGTGCGCTCGGGCACGAGCGCGGTCGTGCTCGCGTGGGTCGACTCGGCGAACGACAAGGCGCTGCGGCGCTTGCAGCTCTCCGCCGAGGAGCGCGACACGGGGCTCGTGCTATTCCGTCCCGAAGCCGCGTGTGCGCAGCGATCGCCCGCCGCGCTCAGGCTGAGAGTGTCCGCAGACGCCGCAGGCGTCCGGGTCGAAGTGTTGAAGTGCCGCGGCGGTCGGCCCACGACGCTCATTCTCGACCTCTCCTCGTCGGCGTCGAGCGGTTCGTTCTCGCAGCCTGCAGAAGAGGCGGCGCCTTTTTTACCGGGAGTATCGCCGGTCCGTCGGAGTCACCACGATAAAGGGCTCTGACGTCCGCTTTTGGCCATGGCCCCGTTCGCCAAGCCGATTGCTCTTCCGCCTTTCGGAGAGGCTCGCGCCTCTTCGGTCGATGCGCATCCGCCGCTGCGCAAGGTCCAGCTGTGGATCGCGGTGCACTTGCCGGATCTCGCGCTGCGCGCGGCGCAGGCGGCCTCGGCCGATGCGCGGCCGACGATCGTCGTCGAAGCGCTGCGAGGCCGGCTTCGCGTCGTCGCGCTGAACGAAGCGGCCCGATCGAGAGGGATCGGTCCGGGCCTCGATCTGAGCGCCGCCTTCGGGTTCTCGGGCGCGCTTCGCGTGCTCGAGCGTTCTCCGCAAGCCGAGCGTGTGCTGCTCGAAGCGTTGGCCGCCGCATGCTGCCGGTTCACTCCGGCGGTCAGCCTCGAGCCTCCGCAGGCCTTGCTGCTCGAGGTGCTCGCGAGCCTCCGGCTCTTCCGCGGCCTCGAGCGCTTGAAACGGACGCTGGCGTCGGAAATCGCGCGCCGCGGTCTCGACTTTCGTCTCTCGGCCGCGGTCACGCCGCTCGGCGCGCTGTGGCTCGCGCGATGCGGAGGCGGCGATGCCGTCTCGTCGCAGGAGCTGGTCGCGCGCCTCGGGCCCCTGCCGTTGCACGTCACCGGCTGGCCGGAGACGGTCCTCGAGCTCCTCGAAAGCTTCGGTATAGGCACCGTCGGCGAGTGCCTGCGGCTGCCGCGCGGCGGGTTCGCAAGAAGAGTAGGCAAGCGCTATCTCGAGGATCTGGACAAGGCGCTCGGCCGGCATCCGGATTTGCGCACGGGCTTCGAAGCGCCGCGGAGCCTGAGCTTCAAGATCGAGCTGATCGACGAAAGCACGAGCCTGAGCGTCCTCGTCGATGCCGTGACGCGGATGACTGCGCGCCTGGCCGATGAGCTTCGCATTCGGCAAGCTCGGGTCGGCAAGATGCGGCTGCGATTCGAGCACAGGCGGCATCCGGCGAGCATTCACGATCTCGATCTCCTCGAAGCCACCGCCGATCGGTCGAGGCTGCTCGATCTGCTTTGCGACCGGCTCGAGCGCATCGCGCTGCCCGCTCCGGCAACCGCCGTCGTTCTCGAGGCCGGGCCGCTCGAGCCCGTGCGGCCTTCCACCGGCCCGCTGCTCGGAAGGCCGGGCGGGGCGCACGGCGCCGAGACTCACGTCTCGCGCATGCAGCTCGTCGAGCGCCTGCGCGCGCGCTTCGGCGCCGATGCCGTTCACGGGATCGCGCCGGCCGCGGATCACCGCCCGGAGCGCGCATGGATCGCGGTCGTCCCCGGTGCGCCTTGCGGCTCGGCGTCGCCGCCGGTGCCCCATCGGCCGCTGTGGCTCGCTCCCGCTCCGGAGCGTCTCGCTTGCGTCGAAGGCGAGCCGTGCTTTCGCGGCGCGGCACTGCGGCTGCTCGATGGTCCCGAGCGCATCGAGAGCGGCTGGTGGGATGGAGGGATCGCCAGGGACTATTTCGCCGCCGCCGCTCGAAGCGGAGAAAGGCTCTGGATTTACCGTGATCGCACCGCCGGCCATTGGTATCTGCACGGAGTATTCGGCTGATGCGCTACGCGGAGCTCCATGCATTGAGCAACTTCACGTTTCTCCGCGGCGCATCGCATCCGGAGGAGCTGGTCGCCGAGGCCGCGCGTCTCGGCTACGCCGCGCTCGCATTGACCGACGAATGCTCGGTGGCGGGCGTCGTGCGGGCGCTAGCCGCGGCCGAGGAGCACGGGCTGAAGCTCATCGTCGGCAGCGAGCTCGCTTTGCCGGGTGGTATGAAGACGGTCGTGCTCGCGCCGGATCGGGCATCCTACGGCGCGCTGTCGGCGCTCATCACGTGTGCGCGCCGCGCCGCCGAGAAAGGCGGCTACCGGCTCTGCCGCGAAGACTTCGTCCGCTATCTCGAGCCGTCCGATTGCCTGATCCTGTGGGTGCCGTCGGCGTCCCCGGACGCCGAAGCGGGCGCGTGGCTGAAGGAGCGCTTCGAAGGCCGAGTCTGGCTCGCCGTCGAGCTGCACCGCGACGCGGGCGACCGCGAGAAGCTCGCGCGCCTCCGCCACACAGCCGCGGCGCTCGGTTTGCCGATGACGGCCGCCGGCGACGTTCACATGCACGAGCGCGGCCGGCGCGCGCTTCAGGACACGTTGACCGCGATACGCCTGAAGACGCCGGTCGACCGGCTCGGCTTCGATGCGTATCCGAACGGCGAGCGGCACCTGCGGCCGCTCTCCGAGCTCGCGCAGCTTTACCCCGAAGCGTTGCTCGAGGAAACCGTCGAGATCGCCGATCGCGTGAGCTTCTCGCTGCGCGAGCTGCGCTACGAATATCCGTACGAGCTCGTGCCGGAGAACGAGACGCCGGCGAGTCATCTGCGGGCGTTGACCGAGAAAGGCATGCGTCGGCGCTGGCCTTCGGGGGCGCCGGAGAAGGTCCGCCGCCTCGTCGAGCACGAGCTCGAGCTGATTCGCGCGCTCGAGTACGAGCCGTATTTTCTCACCGTGTACGACATCGTCGAGTTCGCACGCAGCCGCGGCATTCTGTGCCAGGGCAGGGGCTCCGCCGCGAACTCCGCCGTCTGCTACTGCTTGGGGATCACCGAGGTCGATCCTTCCCGCATGGAGATGCTCGTCGAGCGGTTCATCTCGAAGGAGCGCAACGAGCCGCCCGACATCGACGTCGATTTCGAGCATGAGCGCCGGGAGGAAGTCATTCAGTACATCTACCGGAAGTATTCGCGCGAGCGCGCCGCGCTCGCCGCTACGGTCATCACCTACCGCGCGCGCAGCGCCGTGCGCGACGTCGGCAAGGCGCTCGGCTTCGACGACGTGCAGGTGAACACGCTCGCGAAGTCCCTGCATTGGTGGGACGGCCGCCGCATCGATGCCGATCGCGTGAAGGAAGCCGGCCTCGATCCGGAAAGCCCGCGGCTGCGCATGCTCGGTGCTCTGGTCGCTCAGCTGATCGGCTTCCCGCGCCACCTCTCGCAGCACGTCGGCGGCTTCGTGATCTCGCACGGCGCGCTCAATCGGCTCGTGCCGATCGAGAACGCGGCGATGCCGGAGCGCACCGTCATCCAATGGGACAAGGACGATCTCGAGGAGCTCGGGCTGCTCAAGATCGACGTGCTCGGCCTCGGCATGCTGACGGCGATCCGGCGCAGCTTCGAGCTGATCGACGCCTTCTACGGAAAGAAGAAGGTGCCGGACACCGGCGAAAAAAGGTGTCAGACACCTTCTTCCTCCGCGAGGGCGGCGATGCTGCCGATGTCGATCGCGAAGATTCCGGCCGAGGACCCGGCCGTTTATCGCATGATCTCGAAGGCCGACACGATCGGCGTCTTTCAGATCGAGTCGCGCGCGCAGATGGCGATGCTGCCGCGGCTGAAGCCCCGCTGCTATTACGATCTCGTGATCGAGGTCGCGATCATTCGTCCCGGGCCGATTCAAGGCGACATGGTGCATCCTTATCTTCGCCGCCGTAACGGCGAAGAGGAGGTCGACTATCCCAGCCCGGAGGTACGCAAGGTTCTGGAGCGTACGCTCGGCGTGCCGATCTTCCAGGAGCAGGTCATGCAGCTCGCGATCGTCGCGGCCGGCTTCTCGCCGGGCGAGGCCGATCAGCTGCGCCGGGCGATGGCCGCTTGGCGGCGGCGCGGCGATCTCACGTTCTTCGAGCAGCGGCTGATCCGAGGCATGCGCGACCGCGGCTACTCGGAAGAGTTCGCCACGCGCCTGTTCAATCAGATTCAAGGCTTCGGCGAATACGGGTTCCCCGAGTCGCACGCCGCGAGCTTCGCGCTGCTCGTCTACGTTTCCGCGTGGCTCAAGTGCCACGAGCCCGCCGCGTTCTTCTGCGCGCTTCTGAACAGTCAGCCGATGGGCTTCTACGCGCCTGCGCAGCTGCTCCGCGCCGCGCGCGTGCAAGGCGTCGTGGTCATGCCGGTCGACGTCACGGCGAGCGACGTAGAGTCGACGCTCGAGGCGGATGAGCGCGGCGAGCCCGGCATTCGGCTCGGCTTCGATCGGGTGAAGGGGCTGACGGTCAAGGCCGCGGAGCGCATCACGGCCGCACGCCGCGCCGCGCCTTTCACGGACGTGAGCGATCTCGCCCGCCGCGCGGGCCTCGACGCGAAGGATCTCGGCGCATTGGCGGCGGCCGGCGCGTTGAAGCCGCTTGCGGCGCACCGCCACCGCGCCCGGTGGGAGGTCGCGGGCGTCGAGAAGGAGTCGCCGCTGCTCGGCGATGCGCCGATCCCGGAGGGTATTCCGATGTTGAGGCGTCCGTCCGAAGGCGAGGACATCGCTGCCGACTACCGCCGACTCGGCTTTACGCTCGGCCGCCATCCGCTCGCATTGCTGCGCGCGCGGCTCGTGCGGATGGGCTTACGGTCCGCCGCCGAAGTCCACGCCCTCGATGACGGCGAGCGCGTGCATGCCGCGGGTATCGTCATCACGCGGCAGCGCCCGTCGAGCGCTTCGGGCGTGATCTTCGTCACGCTGGAGGACGAGACCGGCTATCTGAACCTGATCGTTTGGGCTCGCGTGGCTGAACGGGAGCGCCGGCCGCTTCTCGGAGCCCGGCTGCTCGGGGTCACGGGGCGTGTGCAGAAGGAGGGAGAGGTGCTGCACGTGATCGCGGAACGGCTCTACGACTACAGCCCCTTGCTCGGCGGAGTCGAGACCGATGCGAGGAATTTCCGCTGATCCCCGTGCGGCGTCTCTCCGGCACTCAGATCTCGTAGTCTTCGAAATCCTCCAGCTCTCT
This genomic window from Gammaproteobacteria bacterium contains:
- a CDS encoding error-prone DNA polymerase; translated protein: MRYAELHALSNFTFLRGASHPEELVAEAARLGYAALALTDECSVAGVVRALAAAEEHGLKLIVGSELALPGGMKTVVLAPDRASYGALSALITCARRAAEKGGYRLCREDFVRYLEPSDCLILWVPSASPDAEAGAWLKERFEGRVWLAVELHRDAGDREKLARLRHTAAALGLPMTAAGDVHMHERGRRALQDTLTAIRLKTPVDRLGFDAYPNGERHLRPLSELAQLYPEALLEETVEIADRVSFSLRELRYEYPYELVPENETPASHLRALTEKGMRRRWPSGAPEKVRRLVEHELELIRALEYEPYFLTVYDIVEFARSRGILCQGRGSAANSAVCYCLGITEVDPSRMEMLVERFISKERNEPPDIDVDFEHERREEVIQYIYRKYSRERAALAATVITYRARSAVRDVGKALGFDDVQVNTLAKSLHWWDGRRIDADRVKEAGLDPESPRLRMLGALVAQLIGFPRHLSQHVGGFVISHGALNRLVPIENAAMPERTVIQWDKDDLEELGLLKIDVLGLGMLTAIRRSFELIDAFYGKKKVPDTGEKRCQTPSSSARAAMLPMSIAKIPAEDPAVYRMISKADTIGVFQIESRAQMAMLPRLKPRCYYDLVIEVAIIRPGPIQGDMVHPYLRRRNGEEEVDYPSPEVRKVLERTLGVPIFQEQVMQLAIVAAGFSPGEADQLRRAMAAWRRRGDLTFFEQRLIRGMRDRGYSEEFATRLFNQIQGFGEYGFPESHAASFALLVYVSAWLKCHEPAAFFCALLNSQPMGFYAPAQLLRAARVQGVVVMPVDVTASDVESTLEADERGEPGIRLGFDRVKGLTVKAAERITAARRAAPFTDVSDLARRAGLDAKDLGALAAAGALKPLAAHRHRARWEVAGVEKESPLLGDAPIPEGIPMLRRPSEGEDIAADYRRLGFTLGRHPLALLRARLVRMGLRSAAEVHALDDGERVHAAGIVITRQRPSSASGVIFVTLEDETGYLNLIVWARVAERERRPLLGARLLGVTGRVQKEGEVLHVIAERLYDYSPLLGGVETDARNFR
- the imuA gene encoding translesion DNA synthesis-associated protein ImuA, translating into MAASLEALTGPHVWRGASGCSRRAVLATGFPALDETIGGGWPWGAVIEIFVARYGIGELRLLMPALAATSRSEAASAGWIVWIAPPFVPYAPALASHGVDVARVLLVRPPRPAARTSNGLEGAARPGPAAGEEALWATEQAVRSGTSAVVLAWVDSANDKALRRLQLSAEERDTGLVLFRPEAACAQRSPAALRLRVSADAAGVRVEVLKCRGGRPTTLILDLSSSASSGSFSQPAEEAAPFLPGVSPVRRSHHDKGL
- a CDS encoding DNA polymerase Y family protein — encoded protein: MAPFAKPIALPPFGEARASSVDAHPPLRKVQLWIAVHLPDLALRAAQAASADARPTIVVEALRGRLRVVALNEAARSRGIGPGLDLSAAFGFSGALRVLERSPQAERVLLEALAAACCRFTPAVSLEPPQALLLEVLASLRLFRGLERLKRTLASEIARRGLDFRLSAAVTPLGALWLARCGGGDAVSSQELVARLGPLPLHVTGWPETVLELLESFGIGTVGECLRLPRGGFARRVGKRYLEDLDKALGRHPDLRTGFEAPRSLSFKIELIDESTSLSVLVDAVTRMTARLADELRIRQARVGKMRLRFEHRRHPASIHDLDLLEATADRSRLLDLLCDRLERIALPAPATAVVLEAGPLEPVRPSTGPLLGRPGGAHGAETHVSRMQLVERLRARFGADAVHGIAPAADHRPERAWIAVVPGAPCGSASPPVPHRPLWLAPAPERLACVEGEPCFRGAALRLLDGPERIESGWWDGGIARDYFAAAARSGERLWIYRDRTAGHWYLHGVFG
- the lexA gene encoding transcriptional repressor LexA, which encodes MRELTPRQRQILNLIQKAISTTGMPPTRAEIARRLKFRSVNAAEEHLRALERKGAIELIPGTSRGIRLKDSLREQIGLPLVGRVAAGAPILAEENIEARYQIDPDLFKLQPHFLLRVHGMSMRDAGILDGDLVAVHRTPEIRNRQIVVARLENEVTVKRYRHEGHRVWLLPENPEFEPIEVDLREESLTIEGIVVGVVRHSMG